The Chlorocebus sabaeus isolate Y175 chromosome 9, mChlSab1.0.hap1, whole genome shotgun sequence genome includes a window with the following:
- the LOC103216310 gene encoding small ribosomal subunit protein eS1-like translates to MVVGKNKRLTKGSKRGAKKKAIDSFSKKDWYNVKAAAMFNIRNIGKTLVTRTQGTKIASDSLKGCVFEVSLADLQNDEFAFRKFKLITEDVQGKNCLTNFHGMDLIHDKMCSMVKKWQTMIEAHIDVKTTHGYLLRLFCVGFTKKRNNHIRKTSYAQHQQVHQIQKIMEIMTQEMPTNDLKEVVNKLILDSFGKDIEKACQSIYPLHDVFVRKVKMLKKLRFELGKLMELHGEGSSSGKVTGDKTGAKVE, encoded by the coding sequence ATGGTGGTTGGCAAGAACAAGCGCCTTACAAAAGGCAGCAAAAGGGGAGCCAAGAAGAAAGCGATTGattcattttctaagaaagattgGTATAATGTGAAAGCAGCTGCTATGTTCAATATAAGAAATATTGGAAAGACGTTAGTCACCAGGACCCAAGGAACCAAAATTGCATCCGACAGCCTCAAGGGTTGTGTGTTTGAAGTGAGTCTTGCTGATTTGCAGAACGATGAATTTGCATTTAGAAAATTCAAGCTGATTACTGAAGATGTTCAGGGCAAAAACTGCCTGACTAACTTCCATGGCATGGATCTTATTCATGACAAAATGTGTTCCATGGTCAAAAAATGGCAGACAATGATTGAAGCTCACATTGATGTCAAGACTACTCATGGTTACTTGCTTCGTCTGTTCTGTGTTGGCTTTACTAAAAAACGCAACAATCACATACGGAAGACCTCTTATGCTCAGCACCAACAGGTCCACCAAATCCAGAAGATAATGGAAATCATGACCCAAGAGATGCCAACAAATGACTTGAAAGAAGTAGTCAATAAATTGATTCTAGACAGCTTTGGAAAAGACATAGAAAAGGCTTGCCAATCTATTTATCCTCTCCATGATGTCTttgttagaaaagtaaaaatgctgAAGAAGCTCAGGTTTGAACTGGGAAAACTCATGGAGCTTCATGGTGAAGGCAGTAGTTCTGGAAAAGTCACTGGGGACAAGACAGGTGCTAAAGTTGAATGA